A region from the Halomarina litorea genome encodes:
- a CDS encoding gluconate 2-dehydrogenase subunit 3 family protein, whose product MTLSRRDALAALAGTTLGATALGYGPGALAADGADEPATDARVAAATAVAAVVYPSAVTVDASFVRRRVFGRPEPLPGHFDGLARAIDTVDEFCVARFDRPVAALDPADRHRALAQLGVYAVHANPEGSVAERVRYYLVNDLLYALFTHPTGGELLGNPNPPGWPGGTDVYQRGPGR is encoded by the coding sequence GTGACCCTCTCGCGACGCGACGCGCTGGCCGCGCTGGCGGGGACGACGCTCGGCGCGACGGCCCTCGGCTACGGGCCGGGGGCCCTCGCGGCGGACGGAGCGGACGAACCGGCGACGGACGCCCGCGTCGCGGCGGCGACGGCAGTCGCTGCGGTGGTCTACCCCTCGGCGGTGACGGTGGACGCCTCGTTCGTCCGCAGGCGGGTGTTCGGGCGACCCGAACCGCTCCCCGGCCACTTCGACGGGCTGGCGCGAGCCATCGACACCGTCGACGAATTCTGCGTCGCGCGGTTCGACCGGCCGGTCGCTGCCCTCGACCCGGCCGACCGCCACCGGGCGCTGGCGCAACTGGGCGTCTACGCCGTCCACGCGAACCCCGAGGGGAGCGTCGCCGAGCGAGTCAGGTACTACCTCGTCAACGACCTGCTCTACGCGCTGTTCACCCACCCGACGGGCGGCGAACTCCTCGGGAACCCGAACCCGCCGGGGTGGCCGGGGGGGACGGACGTCTACCAGCGGGGGCCGGGGCGATGA